A section of the Vicinamibacterales bacterium genome encodes:
- a CDS encoding coniferyl aldehyde dehydrogenase produces MEAMTAREIGTAGSAAGLDAAFRAQREACSREPMPDARTRREWLQRLADLLRRNERAICDAIDSDFGRRPAPETRILELFPSLSSVRYARAHVRRWMRPERRHVSIWFQPGRAELRYQPLGVVGIIVPWNYPLFLAVGPLAASLAAGNRSMIKMSEYGPALGALLAGLMADVFPADLVTVVLGNVQVARDFAALPFDHLLFTGSTAVGRDVMAAAAKNLTPVTLELGGKSPAIVAPGYNLATAAQRIVFGKLVNAGQTCIAPDYVLLPKGEEDAFLAAVRSCAKQFYGTAASPDYASIAHDRQHTRLLAVLADAEAKGARIEPILEPGAPGPRRLPPVALFNCTGDMRVMQEEIFGPLLPIVPYDSLEHAVQYVTGRDRPLSLYVFDGDRGRVDRLLDATHSGGVTVNDCLLHIGQDDLPFGGVGPSGMGRYHGPEGFRTFSHARSVFRQSRVNGLPALYPPYGRRLGEWLLKLMLR; encoded by the coding sequence ATGGAAGCGATGACCGCACGGGAGATCGGAACGGCGGGGTCGGCAGCCGGGCTGGATGCGGCGTTTCGCGCGCAGCGCGAGGCGTGCTCGCGCGAGCCCATGCCTGACGCCCGCACGCGTCGGGAGTGGCTGCAGCGGCTGGCTGATCTCCTGAGGCGGAACGAGCGCGCCATCTGCGACGCGATCGACTCCGACTTCGGCCGCCGCCCCGCCCCAGAGACGCGGATTCTCGAGCTGTTTCCGAGCCTGTCCTCGGTCCGCTATGCGCGGGCCCACGTCCGCCGCTGGATGCGGCCCGAACGGCGCCACGTGTCGATCTGGTTCCAGCCCGGCCGCGCGGAACTTCGCTACCAACCGCTCGGCGTCGTCGGCATCATCGTCCCGTGGAACTACCCGCTCTTCCTCGCGGTCGGTCCGCTGGCGGCATCGCTGGCAGCGGGCAACCGTTCGATGATCAAGATGAGCGAGTACGGCCCGGCATTGGGTGCGCTCCTCGCGGGACTGATGGCGGACGTGTTTCCGGCGGATCTGGTCACGGTCGTTCTTGGGAACGTGCAGGTCGCACGCGACTTCGCCGCGCTGCCCTTCGATCACCTGTTGTTCACCGGATCGACCGCCGTCGGCCGAGACGTCATGGCCGCTGCGGCGAAGAACCTGACGCCGGTCACGCTCGAACTCGGCGGCAAGTCGCCCGCGATCGTCGCGCCCGGATACAACCTGGCCACCGCAGCGCAACGAATCGTCTTCGGCAAGCTGGTCAACGCGGGCCAGACATGCATCGCGCCGGACTACGTCCTGTTGCCGAAGGGCGAGGAGGACGCGTTTCTGGCCGCGGTGAGGTCGTGCGCGAAGCAGTTCTACGGCACGGCCGCCTCTCCGGATTACGCTTCGATCGCGCACGACCGCCAGCACACGCGACTGCTGGCCGTGCTCGCCGACGCCGAGGCGAAGGGCGCCCGCATCGAGCCGATCCTGGAACCCGGCGCGCCGGGACCGAGACGGCTGCCGCCAGTGGCGCTCTTCAACTGCACCGGTGACATGCGCGTCATGCAGGAGGAGATCTTCGGCCCGCTGCTGCCCATCGTGCCCTACGACAGTCTGGAGCATGCGGTGCAGTACGTGACCGGGCGGGATCGTCCCTTGTCGCTCTATGTCTTCGATGGGGATCGTGGCCGCGTCGATCGACTGCTCGACGCGACGCACTCGGGCGGCGTCACGGTCAACGATTGTCTGCTGCACATCGGGCAGGACGACCTGCCGTTTGGGGGCGTGGGACCTTCAGGGATGGGGCGGTATCACGGTCCGGAAGGGTTCAGGACGTTCTCCCACGCGCGGTCGGTCTTCCGTCAGAGCCGCGTCAACGGCCTGCCCGCACTCTATCCGCCGTATGGGAGACGACTCGGCGAGTGGCTGCTGAAGCTGATGCTGAGGTAG
- a CDS encoding serine hydrolase: MHRNVRMMWMMWVLAAVVSAATIVASAAPQVVSKYFPPRGEWQKREPGAVGLDKAKLDDAVAFAIANENPNPKDLAADIVNTFRNESPYNTLAGPAAPRAGANGLIIRHGLVAAEWGETGRADMTFSVTKTFLSTVVGLAVANGRIRDVKDRVAPYMPAGVDLFASPHNAPITWEHLLRQTSDWSGTLWGQPDWADRPPRGQRPEQWPVREMHDPGTCYKYNDVRVNVLALATLYVMKRPIPEILKESIMDPIGASNGWHWEPYENAFVTIDGKRMASVPGGGHHGGGMFISAWDLARFGYLFLNNGRWNGRQLVPETWMAMARTPGPANPTYGFMNWFLNTPNAAGQRPFPSTPASSVTFQGNGQNIVFIDWEHDLVVVVRWIKGGSALNDFLGKVLAAVSAGT, translated from the coding sequence ATGCATCGGAACGTGCGGATGATGTGGATGATGTGGGTGCTGGCAGCGGTCGTCTCGGCCGCGACGATCGTGGCGAGCGCCGCACCGCAGGTGGTCTCGAAGTACTTCCCGCCCCGGGGCGAGTGGCAGAAGCGCGAACCGGGTGCGGTCGGCCTGGACAAGGCAAAGCTGGACGATGCGGTGGCGTTTGCGATCGCGAACGAGAACCCGAACCCGAAGGACCTTGCGGCCGACATCGTCAACACGTTCAGGAACGAGTCGCCGTACAACACGCTGGCCGGCCCCGCCGCACCGCGGGCGGGGGCGAACGGCCTCATCATCCGCCACGGACTGGTCGCCGCCGAATGGGGCGAGACCGGTCGCGCCGACATGACCTTCAGCGTCACGAAGACATTCCTTTCGACCGTGGTCGGTCTCGCCGTGGCGAACGGTCGCATCCGCGACGTGAAGGATCGCGTCGCGCCGTATATGCCTGCCGGCGTCGATTTGTTCGCGAGTCCGCACAATGCGCCGATCACGTGGGAGCATCTGCTGCGGCAGACGAGCGACTGGTCGGGGACGCTGTGGGGCCAGCCCGATTGGGCGGATCGGCCGCCACGCGGCCAGAGACCCGAGCAGTGGCCGGTTCGCGAGATGCACGACCCCGGCACGTGCTACAAGTACAACGACGTGCGGGTGAACGTGCTCGCGCTGGCCACGCTCTACGTCATGAAGCGCCCGATCCCAGAGATTCTGAAGGAGTCGATCATGGATCCGATTGGCGCCTCGAACGGTTGGCACTGGGAGCCGTACGAGAACGCGTTCGTGACGATCGACGGCAAGCGGATGGCGTCGGTACCTGGTGGCGGGCACCATGGTGGCGGCATGTTCATCAGCGCGTGGGACCTGGCGCGGTTCGGCTATCTGTTCCTCAACAACGGCAGGTGGAACGGCCGCCAGCTGGTGCCTGAGACATGGATGGCCATGGCCAGGACGCCGGGGCCTGCGAACCCGACCTACGGCTTCATGAACTGGTTCCTCAACACGCCGAATGCGGCGGGCCAGCGTCCGTTCCCGAGCACCCCGGCGTCGAGCGTGACCTTTCAGGGCAACGGCCAGAATATCGTCTTCATCGACTGGGAACACGACCTCGTCGTGGTGGTCCGGTGGATCAAGGGCGGGTCGGCGCTGAACGACTTCCTGGGCAAGGTGCTGGCGGCCGTCTCCGCTGGCACGTAG
- a CDS encoding lysophospholipid acyltransferase family protein yields MASADKQTGNLTRDILIGAVLRFLAGQDPVLLESSRAALEREIDGAGPDALIALDERLTMDIGWEYYPRDPLAQRIHHLLADRFLLEGSELQGAEHLARVVTGPVVMFANHLSYADANVVEVLLQRSGGEALANRLTAVAGPKVFTSRQRRFSSLCFGTIKAPQSAGVSSEEATLSARDVARAARRSIEVARGRLRAGDVLLLFGEGTRSRTGEMQPMLAGAARYLDVPGVWVLPAGLTGSEQFFPIDGATIRPARITMRLGCPARADALLAGADGDRRLVMDAIGLAVAELLPPRYGGVYADGDCFPEARQVLEAARLTSA; encoded by the coding sequence ATGGCTTCCGCGGACAAGCAGACGGGCAACTTGACCCGAGACATCCTGATCGGCGCCGTCCTGCGGTTCCTCGCCGGCCAGGATCCTGTGCTGCTCGAGAGCAGCCGCGCCGCTCTCGAGCGCGAGATCGACGGCGCTGGACCCGATGCCCTGATCGCACTCGATGAACGGCTGACGATGGACATCGGCTGGGAGTACTACCCAAGAGATCCTCTGGCGCAGCGAATTCACCATCTCCTCGCCGATCGATTCCTCCTGGAAGGCTCCGAGCTGCAGGGGGCCGAACATCTGGCAAGGGTGGTCACTGGGCCGGTGGTCATGTTCGCGAACCACCTGTCGTACGCGGATGCGAACGTCGTCGAGGTTCTGCTGCAGCGGTCGGGCGGCGAGGCGCTGGCGAATCGTCTGACTGCGGTTGCCGGCCCGAAGGTGTTCACGAGCCGGCAACGACGGTTCTCGAGCCTGTGCTTCGGCACGATCAAGGCGCCGCAGAGCGCCGGGGTCTCGTCGGAGGAGGCGACCCTGAGCGCACGAGACGTGGCACGGGCGGCACGGCGCTCCATCGAGGTTGCCCGCGGGAGGCTGCGGGCCGGCGACGTCCTCTTGCTGTTCGGCGAGGGAACGAGAAGTCGAACTGGCGAAATGCAACCGATGCTGGCAGGTGCGGCACGTTATCTGGATGTGCCCGGCGTGTGGGTATTACCGGCCGGCCTGACTGGGTCAGAGCAGTTCTTCCCGATTGACGGCGCGACCATTCGGCCGGCTCGCATCACGATGCGGCTTGGGTGCCCTGCACGAGCCGACGCACTTCTGGCCGGCGCCGACGGGGATCGACGTCTCGTCATGGACGCGATCGGCCTCGCTGTGGCGGAACTGCTCCCGCCGCGGTATGGCGGCGTCTATGCCGACGGCGATTGCTTTCCTGAGGCAAGGCAAGTCCTGGAGGCCGCGAGGCTGACGAGCGCCTGA
- a CDS encoding OsmC family protein, translated as MIVTFPGGARVDAEFGPHTIRTDQPPQGGGEGSAPAPFALFLASIGTCAGIYVLGFCRQRSLPTEGIRLVQRMVPDGRTGLIGKVEIDIQVPAGFPEKYHEALIRAASQCAVKKHLEQPPQFEVRTVVV; from the coding sequence ATGATCGTGACGTTCCCTGGCGGCGCCCGCGTGGACGCCGAGTTCGGGCCTCATACGATTCGCACCGACCAGCCGCCACAGGGCGGCGGCGAAGGGTCGGCGCCGGCACCGTTTGCCCTCTTCCTCGCGTCGATCGGGACGTGCGCGGGGATCTACGTGCTCGGGTTCTGCCGGCAGCGCAGTCTGCCGACCGAGGGAATCCGCCTCGTCCAGCGCATGGTGCCCGACGGCCGGACGGGGTTGATTGGAAAGGTGGAGATCGACATCCAGGTACCGGCCGGATTCCCCGAGAAGTACCACGAGGCGCTGATCCGTGCGGCCAGCCAGTGCGCGGTCAAGAAGCACCTGGAACAGCCGCCGCAGTTCGAGGTCAGGACCGTCGTCGTCTGA
- a CDS encoding transcriptional regulator — translation MPAPSLDTALRPFDTLVHERMRLGILSALAVSMPLSFVELKASLRTTDGNLSVHARRLEDAGYITCTKRFEGRVPKTEFQITDTGRRALETYLERMEDLIRLTRER, via the coding sequence ATGCCGGCGCCATCGCTCGACACCGCGTTACGGCCGTTCGACACGCTCGTGCACGAGCGGATGCGCCTCGGGATCCTGAGCGCGTTGGCCGTATCCATGCCGCTCAGCTTCGTGGAGTTGAAGGCGTCACTGCGGACGACCGACGGCAACCTGAGCGTCCACGCCCGGCGCCTCGAGGATGCCGGCTACATCACGTGCACGAAGCGCTTCGAAGGCCGCGTGCCGAAGACCGAGTTCCAAATCACCGACACCGGCCGCCGCGCGCTCGAGACGTACCTCGAGCGGATGGAAGATCTGATTCGGCTGACGCGGGAACGGTAG
- a CDS encoding COX15/CtaA family protein, with protein MTRLARFGWGVLVYNLGVIAWGAYVRATRSGAGCGAHWPLCNGEVVPQAPTAAMLVEFSHRATSGLALLFVAVLLIWVWRACAPGHPARRGAAWAMVFMLAEAGVGAALVLFQLVAENASMARALFMSAHLTNTFLLLACLALTAYWLSGGEPVNAPRRGAPALTVAGGALAIIIAGISGAVTALGDTLYPAGSLADALGADFSATSHLLVRLRLLHPAITVVVALGLAIAGARTAFQARGLTRRLGAAVAIIAGVQVLAGFINIVLLAPVWMQMVHLLIADALWIAFVLLAARFLARTPQTTPANV; from the coding sequence ATGACCAGACTGGCTCGGTTCGGCTGGGGCGTGCTGGTGTACAACCTCGGCGTCATTGCGTGGGGCGCCTACGTGCGGGCGACACGGTCTGGAGCCGGCTGCGGTGCCCACTGGCCGCTCTGCAACGGGGAGGTGGTGCCGCAGGCGCCGACCGCCGCGATGCTCGTCGAGTTCTCGCACCGCGCGACGAGCGGACTGGCGCTGCTGTTCGTCGCGGTATTGCTGATCTGGGTCTGGCGAGCGTGCGCGCCCGGGCATCCGGCCAGACGCGGCGCCGCGTGGGCCATGGTGTTCATGCTCGCGGAGGCCGGTGTCGGCGCCGCGCTCGTGCTGTTTCAACTTGTCGCCGAGAATGCGAGCATGGCGCGCGCGCTGTTCATGTCCGCGCATCTCACCAACACGTTCCTGCTCCTGGCCTGCCTCGCGCTGACCGCCTACTGGTTGTCCGGCGGCGAACCGGTGAACGCGCCGCGTCGTGGCGCGCCCGCGTTGACGGTCGCAGGCGGGGCGCTGGCGATCATCATTGCGGGAATCAGCGGGGCCGTCACCGCGCTCGGCGACACCCTGTATCCGGCAGGATCATTGGCCGATGCGCTCGGAGCCGATTTCTCAGCCACATCGCACCTGCTCGTTCGCCTCAGGCTGCTCCACCCGGCCATCACCGTCGTTGTCGCCCTCGGGTTGGCCATCGCCGGAGCCCGCACGGCCTTTCAGGCACGCGGCCTCACCCGCAGACTCGGCGCCGCCGTGGCGATTATCGCGGGCGTGCAGGTGCTGGCGGGCTTCATCAACATCGTCCTGCTGGCGCCCGTCTGGATGCAGATGGTGCACCTGCTGATCGCCGATGCCCTGTGGATCGCGTTCGTGCTGCTGGCCGCCCGGTTTCTTGCCCGGACGCCGCAGACGACGCCGGCAAACGTGTGA
- a CDS encoding M20/M25/M40 family metallo-hydrolase, with amino-acid sequence MKARCLLPIALAAAVVGVGSAQIARPVSPVSADFVASGPVVPLTPPLATALEGLRATALAAHIAYLSAPSLEGRGLSGRGLDATAEYLAASLALMGISPAIPAEKGNPSAPYFHLVPLREISRMAGRVAIETRRPESTDAQTFQSGIDCLFPELAPQQFAAPVVFAGYGIRETSPARDDYRGLDVRGKIVLILAGLPAGHEWNKPELVARYGADDARPRFAAKAQLASSLGARAVLAIETDASISALTVNAQAPVPAFFVPVHENEWTLPPVIRVSERVGDRLLAGVGSTSAAARTQASRPLPGAIVTVQVSADERATASRNVVGMIPGADPAHRDEAVILGAHMDHLGRSGANWYPGADDNASGVAAVLEIARVFASPGNRPKRTLIFAFWTGEEEGHLGSTYYVQHPLWPLERTTVYLNLDMIGHPWTAQELRTLVGETHLEHGSEFLVSVKPADFIELGVAESATDLGPVLAQAARGIGVALHLDRTDGKSGGSDYREFAREGRPFVRFFGNYFDGYHEPSDTIEKLDVSQVLKMTRLAFASTWLLANR; translated from the coding sequence ATGAAGGCCCGTTGCCTGTTGCCGATCGCCCTGGCCGCGGCCGTCGTCGGCGTGGGGTCTGCGCAGATCGCAAGACCGGTGTCGCCGGTCTCCGCCGATTTCGTCGCGTCCGGTCCTGTCGTCCCGCTGACGCCGCCGCTGGCCACCGCGCTCGAGGGGTTGCGGGCGACGGCGCTCGCGGCCCACATCGCGTACCTTTCGGCGCCGAGCCTGGAAGGTCGCGGCCTGTCCGGGCGCGGCCTCGACGCGACCGCCGAGTATCTCGCCGCGAGCCTCGCCCTGATGGGCATATCCCCGGCGATACCGGCGGAGAAGGGCAACCCGTCCGCACCGTACTTCCACCTGGTGCCGCTGCGCGAGATTAGCCGGATGGCCGGGCGGGTGGCGATCGAAACGCGACGCCCCGAGTCGACCGACGCGCAGACGTTCCAATCGGGGATCGACTGCCTCTTTCCGGAACTCGCGCCCCAACAGTTCGCGGCGCCCGTCGTCTTTGCCGGATATGGAATCCGTGAGACCAGTCCCGCGCGCGATGACTACCGCGGTCTCGACGTGAGAGGAAAGATCGTCCTGATCCTCGCCGGGTTGCCGGCGGGTCACGAGTGGAACAAGCCGGAGTTGGTCGCCCGGTACGGGGCAGATGACGCCCGGCCGCGTTTTGCGGCGAAGGCGCAGCTCGCGTCGTCGCTTGGCGCCCGGGCCGTGCTAGCGATCGAGACCGACGCGTCGATCTCGGCTCTGACCGTGAACGCGCAGGCACCCGTGCCGGCCTTCTTCGTGCCGGTTCACGAGAACGAGTGGACGCTTCCGCCGGTGATCCGGGTGTCGGAGCGCGTGGGGGACCGCCTCCTGGCGGGCGTCGGGTCGACGAGCGCCGCGGCGCGCACGCAGGCGAGCCGGCCGCTGCCCGGCGCAATCGTCACGGTCCAGGTCAGCGCGGACGAACGCGCGACCGCCAGTCGGAATGTGGTGGGGATGATCCCTGGCGCCGATCCGGCGCACCGCGACGAGGCCGTCATCCTCGGTGCCCACATGGACCATCTCGGGCGATCCGGTGCCAACTGGTATCCCGGCGCGGACGACAACGCGTCGGGCGTCGCCGCCGTCCTGGAGATCGCCCGGGTGTTCGCATCACCCGGGAACAGACCGAAGCGGACGTTGATCTTCGCCTTCTGGACGGGTGAAGAGGAAGGCCACCTCGGCTCGACGTACTACGTCCAGCACCCGCTGTGGCCGCTCGAGCGGACGACGGTCTATCTCAATCTCGACATGATTGGGCATCCATGGACCGCCCAGGAGTTGCGGACCCTGGTGGGCGAGACGCATCTCGAGCACGGATCGGAATTCCTCGTGAGCGTGAAACCCGCCGACTTCATCGAACTCGGCGTCGCCGAGTCGGCGACGGATCTCGGTCCGGTGCTCGCGCAGGCCGCCCGCGGCATCGGCGTGGCGCTCCATCTCGACCGGACCGACGGGAAGAGCGGAGGGAGCGACTACCGGGAATTCGCCCGCGAGGGCCGGCCCTTCGTGCGGTTCTTCGGCAACTACTTCGACGGCTACCATGAGCCGTCCGACACCATCGAGAAACTGGACGTCAGCCAGGTGCTGAAGATGACGCGCCTCGCCTTCGCCTCGACCTGGCTGCTGGCGAATCGATAG
- a CDS encoding Na+/H+ antiporter NhaC family protein, whose protein sequence is MATETPFLKRLAMPHTLVVVMILVILVLAVSWLVPSGEYQRVQVQTSEGVRTVTVAGTYHQVSKVYLGPQMVLESPIKGFLDGALLICFLLLIGGSFGIFQETGAVEFGIRRLVATIAGRPYLEGFLVPVLMIIFSLAGSIFGMSEEVIPFVLIFIPLARRLGYDSIVGVSIPFLGAAAGFAAAFFNPFTVGISQSIAGVPLYSGLGYRVVSWIIGTAVMVAYVMWYARRVKRNPEISPVRDIDLEREAVTIQAEEGGGWDVRHVATLALFVASMVLLVVGVLKWKWYIDQIAMLFLGMGIVLGFAGGLGPSRVARTFVTGAKDMVGVVFIIACARALLVIAQDAKILDTILYGTSSTLSLLPRGVIAQVMFLIQCVINFFIHSGTAQAALTMPIMSPLSDLVGITRQTTVYAYQLCEFINPILPTSAVTMGVLGAGKIPWERWARWFLPLMLILIVLSFLLLIPPVLFFRWE, encoded by the coding sequence ATGGCCACCGAGACGCCGTTCCTCAAGCGCCTGGCGATGCCGCACACGCTCGTCGTGGTGATGATCCTGGTGATCCTCGTCCTCGCGGTGTCGTGGCTCGTGCCGTCGGGCGAGTACCAACGCGTCCAGGTGCAGACCAGCGAGGGCGTGCGCACCGTGACCGTGGCCGGCACCTATCACCAGGTGTCGAAGGTCTACCTCGGGCCGCAGATGGTGCTCGAGTCGCCAATCAAGGGTTTCCTCGACGGGGCGCTGCTCATCTGCTTCCTCCTGCTTATTGGCGGGAGCTTCGGGATCTTCCAGGAAACCGGCGCCGTGGAGTTCGGGATCAGGCGCCTGGTCGCCACGATTGCCGGGCGGCCCTACCTCGAGGGATTCCTCGTCCCGGTGCTGATGATCATCTTCTCGCTCGCGGGATCGATCTTCGGCATGTCGGAAGAGGTGATTCCGTTCGTCCTGATCTTCATCCCGCTGGCGCGGCGTCTCGGTTACGACTCGATCGTCGGCGTCTCCATCCCCTTCCTCGGCGCCGCCGCCGGATTCGCGGCCGCCTTCTTCAATCCGTTCACGGTCGGAATCTCGCAGAGCATCGCCGGCGTGCCGCTCTACTCGGGGCTCGGCTACCGGGTGGTCTCGTGGATCATCGGCACCGCCGTGATGGTGGCGTACGTGATGTGGTACGCGCGGCGGGTGAAGCGGAACCCGGAGATCAGCCCGGTCCGCGACATCGACCTCGAACGCGAGGCCGTGACGATTCAGGCGGAGGAGGGCGGGGGCTGGGACGTTCGCCACGTCGCCACGCTGGCCCTGTTCGTCGCCTCGATGGTGCTGCTCGTGGTCGGTGTCCTGAAGTGGAAGTGGTACATCGACCAGATCGCGATGCTGTTCCTCGGCATGGGCATCGTCCTCGGATTCGCCGGAGGGCTCGGTCCGAGTCGCGTGGCCCGGACGTTCGTCACGGGCGCAAAGGACATGGTCGGCGTCGTCTTCATCATCGCCTGCGCCCGGGCGCTGCTCGTGATCGCGCAGGACGCGAAGATCCTCGACACGATCCTCTACGGGACCTCGAGCACGCTGTCGTTGCTGCCGCGCGGCGTCATCGCGCAGGTGATGTTCCTCATCCAGTGCGTGATCAACTTCTTCATCCATTCGGGCACGGCCCAGGCGGCTCTGACGATGCCCATCATGTCGCCGCTGTCGGATCTCGTGGGCATCACCCGCCAGACCACGGTTTACGCCTACCAGTTGTGCGAGTTCATCAACCCCATCCTCCCGACGAGCGCGGTGACGATGGGCGTGCTGGGTGCGGGAAAGATCCCGTGGGAACGCTGGGCCAGGTGGTTCCTGCCGCTGATGCTGATCCTCATCGTGCTCAGCTTCCTGCTGCTGATTCCGCCCGTGCTCTTCTTCCGCTGGGAGTAG